Genomic DNA from Mesorhizobium sp. 131-2-1:
CCCAGCGCCGGCTCAACCTTCTCGACCATCACGCGGCTGAACAGGTCGGCCCAATGATCGTCGGGCGCGGTGCGCAGGCCGGCACGGACGAGGGCATCATGCAGCGCAGCGCGATCGGTGCCGCCGTCGGCGGAGACGGTGGCGAGAAGGTCGATGCCGGCATGGCGAGAAAAAGCCTCAGTGACACTCAGCCGCTCCGGCTCGGCGAAAGGGTCGGCCTCGCGGCCACGGAAACGGAAGATTCTAGCGCCAGCCTTCTCCGCCGCCAGCGCCAGGAATTCGGCGCAGTCCGCCATCAGGCTCTCATAAGTTTCGCCGACACGGTACCATTCGAGCATGGTGAATTCCGGATGATGCAAGGGCCCGCGCTCGCGGTTGCGCCACACCGGGCCGAGGCTGAAGATGCGCCGCTCGCCAGCGGCAAGCAGCTTCTTGCAGGCGAATTCCGGCGAAGTGTGCAGATAGAGCGGCTGGCGCGCAGCGTCCGTCCCGATCGCCTCGGTGGCGAAGGCAGCCAGATGCGCCTCGTTGCCGGGCGAGACCTGGAGCGCCGATGTCGTGACCTCGATGAAATCGCGCTCGCCGAACCAGCCGCGCAAGGCGGTGGCAATGGCGTTGCGCGCCAGCAGCCGCGACCGGCGGTCGGCATGGACATCAGGCGTCCACCAGGGGGAAGCTTCGCTGCTCATCGGCAGGAAAATCGCCAAGAAGGCTGGCGGTTCGGCGCAAGATGCGCTAGGGCGCACGCGGTGGCCGCCGTAGCCGATTTGTGGCAATCAACGCTTGCAGGCCGAAAAACTCGATTGGGATTGAACACTGTGGTCAAGGTCATCGCCAGCTCCTTACGCAAAGGCAACGTCGTCGATAAGGACGGCAAGCTCTATGTCATCCTCTTTGCCGAAAACATCCACCCTGGCAAGGGCA
This window encodes:
- the epmA gene encoding EF-P lysine aminoacylase EpmA → MSSEASPWWTPDVHADRRSRLLARNAIATALRGWFGERDFIEVTTSALQVSPGNEAHLAAFATEAIGTDAARQPLYLHTSPEFACKKLLAAGERRIFSLGPVWRNRERGPLHHPEFTMLEWYRVGETYESLMADCAEFLALAAEKAGARIFRFRGREADPFAEPERLSVTEAFSRHAGIDLLATVSADGGTDRAALHDALVRAGLRTAPDDHWADLFSRVMVEKVEPALGQGRATILHGYPVSEAALARPSAADPRVAERFELYCCGVELANAFGELTDPAEQRRRFAAEMDEKERVYGERYPIDEDFLAALASMPQASGSALGFDRLVMLATGAARIDDVIWTPVAST